A portion of the Pseudoalteromonas luteoviolacea genome contains these proteins:
- the trmB gene encoding tRNA (guanine(46)-N(7))-methyltransferase TrmB has product MADANSRSITTNQTGLHEKLDEIVLKHLNAEFKKPIAEHTLQAFNEVNEKVLAFSGPIILDSCCGVGESTANLAQRHPEALVIGIDKSSHRLDKHDVEYKQGEHGQYILVQADLNDFWRLACEADWQPSHHYLLYPNPWPKAKHIQRRWHGAAVFPFIVKLGGILEVRSNWSTYVEEFARALHLAGVDAVCETYESEQAVTPFERKYWASGQSSTRLVVSLSRS; this is encoded by the coding sequence ATGGCTGACGCAAACTCTCGAAGTATCACGACAAACCAGACTGGATTGCATGAAAAGCTAGATGAAATAGTTCTAAAGCACCTCAATGCAGAGTTCAAAAAGCCCATTGCTGAACACACTTTACAAGCATTTAATGAGGTCAACGAGAAAGTTCTGGCTTTTTCAGGCCCGATTATATTGGACTCCTGCTGCGGGGTTGGCGAAAGTACTGCCAATCTAGCACAGCGTCACCCTGAAGCCTTGGTAATAGGTATTGATAAATCATCCCATAGGCTAGATAAACATGACGTAGAATATAAGCAAGGTGAGCATGGACAATATATTTTAGTGCAGGCAGATCTTAATGACTTTTGGCGCTTAGCATGCGAAGCGGATTGGCAGCCAAGCCATCATTATCTTCTTTACCCTAACCCATGGCCCAAAGCAAAGCATATTCAGAGACGTTGGCATGGTGCAGCGGTATTTCCATTTATTGTAAAGCTTGGCGGTATATTAGAGGTACGCAGTAATTGGTCTACTTATGTAGAAGAGTTTGCTCGAGCTTTGCACCTAGCAGGCGTTGATGCTGTGTGCGAAACATATGAAAGTGAACAGGCAGTCACGCCATTTGAGCGCAAGTACTGGGCAAGTGGCCAATCCAGTACTCGCTTAGTTGTGTCTTTATCACGCTCTTAA
- a CDS encoding flavin prenyltransferase UbiX, with protein sequence MSQFKDPITLAFSGASGAPYGLRLLEVLVALDYQVFVLISSAARVVLDTESNVKLSGNEAKATEQLSALCNAKKGQIQVFGKDNWFSPVASGSAAPKKMVVCPCSAGSVSAIALGASDNLLERAADVVIKERGQLILVPRETPFSPIHLENMLKLSQLGVTIMPAAPGFYHQPQSIEDLVDFMVARILDHLNIEHNLAKRWGYGD encoded by the coding sequence ATGTCACAATTTAAAGATCCTATTACGTTAGCGTTTAGTGGCGCATCTGGTGCGCCATATGGTCTGCGTTTGCTAGAAGTTTTGGTCGCACTTGATTATCAAGTTTTCGTGCTTATCTCCAGCGCTGCACGCGTGGTACTGGATACTGAGTCCAATGTAAAACTCTCTGGTAATGAAGCCAAAGCCACTGAACAGCTCAGTGCGTTGTGTAATGCCAAGAAAGGCCAAATTCAAGTCTTTGGGAAAGACAACTGGTTTAGCCCTGTAGCATCCGGTTCTGCCGCCCCGAAAAAAATGGTGGTGTGTCCTTGCAGTGCTGGAAGTGTGTCAGCGATTGCATTGGGCGCATCAGATAACTTACTTGAGCGTGCAGCGGATGTGGTGATCAAAGAGCGTGGGCAGTTAATATTGGTACCACGAGAGACGCCATTTAGCCCGATCCATTTAGAAAATATGCTTAAGCTGAGCCAATTGGGCGTCACTATCATGCCTGCTGCACCAGGCTTTTATCATCAACCACAGTCAATCGAGGATTTGGTTGATTTTATGGTGGCACGGATTTTAGACCATCTAAATATCGAACATAATCTGGCAAAACGCTGGGGATATGGCGACTAA
- the panP gene encoding pyridoxal-dependent aspartate 1-decarboxylase PanP, producing the protein MGPKRCAVASEESLMRIFTVPEAPGSTLSKIEQEISHNLAGFLNENIAAIEKPLHEIEKDFQDAAIPEEPKFVSDYAQDIMEQLVAHSVHTASPSFIGHMTSALPHFLLPLSKLMVGLNQNLVKIETSKAFTPLERQVLGMMHHLTYGKDEDFYQKWMHSAKNALGAFCSGGTIANITALWIARNRLLKPDGDFKGISSQGMFAAMMHYGYKGLAVLVSERGHYSLGKAADVLGIGRDNFIAIKTDQDNKVDMQAMRDTAVELEAKGIKVMAIVGVAGTTETGSIDPLSEMAALCEELGCHFHVDAAWGGATLLSNTYRHLLSGIEKADSVTIDAHKQMYVPMGAGIVLFKDPTATDVIEHHAEYILRKGSKDLGSHTLEGSRPGMAMLVHACLQVIGRKGYEMLIDHSIEKAHYFANLISEQDDFELISQPELCLLTYRYVPREVKQALQVANEQEKLDIFAALNRLTASMQKRQRETGRSFVSRTRLTPKQYDNQPTVVFRVVLANPLTSYQMLNDILKEQREMAQHDPVLKKYLSKYLTN; encoded by the coding sequence ATGGGTCCAAAGCGTTGTGCAGTCGCTTCTGAAGAAAGCTTGATGCGAATATTTACCGTACCGGAAGCACCTGGCTCTACACTCAGTAAAATTGAACAAGAGATCTCTCATAATCTAGCGGGTTTTTTGAACGAAAATATTGCAGCGATTGAAAAACCCCTACATGAGATAGAGAAAGATTTTCAGGATGCGGCGATCCCTGAAGAGCCTAAGTTTGTATCTGACTATGCTCAAGATATTATGGAGCAACTAGTTGCCCACTCTGTCCATACTGCATCTCCAAGTTTTATTGGCCACATGACATCGGCATTACCACACTTTTTATTGCCGTTATCTAAACTCATGGTTGGACTCAATCAGAACTTAGTAAAGATTGAAACGTCGAAAGCGTTTACACCTCTTGAACGGCAAGTATTGGGTATGATGCACCATTTGACATATGGTAAAGACGAAGACTTTTATCAAAAATGGATGCACAGTGCTAAGAATGCACTCGGAGCATTCTGTTCCGGTGGCACAATTGCGAATATTACGGCGTTGTGGATAGCACGAAACCGTTTATTGAAACCGGATGGTGACTTTAAAGGCATCTCTTCCCAAGGGATGTTTGCAGCAATGATGCATTATGGTTACAAAGGATTAGCCGTTTTAGTTTCAGAACGTGGCCACTATTCTTTAGGTAAGGCGGCTGACGTACTGGGCATTGGGCGTGATAATTTCATCGCAATCAAAACTGACCAAGACAATAAAGTTGACATGCAGGCTATGCGTGATACTGCTGTTGAACTTGAGGCCAAAGGCATTAAAGTAATGGCTATTGTTGGCGTCGCTGGCACTACTGAAACGGGCAGTATTGATCCGTTAAGTGAGATGGCTGCTCTGTGCGAAGAGCTAGGTTGCCATTTCCATGTGGATGCGGCATGGGGCGGTGCGACATTACTTTCAAATACTTATAGACACCTTCTGTCTGGTATTGAAAAAGCGGATTCAGTGACTATCGATGCGCACAAGCAAATGTACGTTCCTATGGGGGCGGGCATTGTGCTGTTTAAAGACCCGACTGCCACAGATGTGATAGAACATCACGCGGAATATATATTGCGTAAAGGGTCAAAAGATTTGGGCAGTCATACTCTTGAGGGCAGTCGTCCTGGTATGGCGATGTTAGTGCATGCATGTCTTCAAGTAATTGGTCGTAAAGGGTACGAAATGCTCATTGATCATAGCATTGAAAAAGCGCACTACTTTGCAAACTTAATTTCAGAACAAGATGATTTTGAGCTTATCTCTCAACCTGAGCTATGTTTGCTGACATATCGCTATGTACCACGAGAAGTAAAGCAGGCATTGCAAGTTGCGAATGAACAAGAAAAGCTGGATATTTTTGCTGCTTTAAATCGACTCACAGCCAGTATGCAAAAAAGACAGCGTGAAACTGGACGCTCATTTGTCTCCAGAACTCGCTTGACTCCGAAGCAATACGATAATCAACCTACCGTTGTTTTTCGGGTTGTATTGGCAAACCCTTTGACTTCTTACCAAATGCTTAATGATATTTTGAAAGAGCAAAGAGAAATGGCTCAACATGATCCAGTATTAAAAAAGTATTTGAGTAAATATTTAACCAATTAA
- a CDS encoding ABC transporter permease, with amino-acid sequence MLKYRVALKSIWIKECIRFLRIWVQTLVPPAITMTLYFIIFGSLIGSRIGEMGGFGYMEFIVPGLIMMSVITNSYSNVASSFYSTKFQKSIEELLVAPVPNYVIVLGYMGGGMARGMLVGLIVSLVSLFFVDIQIHNIAVIVATVVLTSAVFALGGLINAVYANSFDDISIIPTFVLTPLTYLGGVFYSIQLLPEFWQGVSQINPIIYMVNAFRYGFLGVSDVNIYVAFSVLIGFITVLFTIALTLIKRGVGLRH; translated from the coding sequence ATATTAAAATACCGAGTTGCACTGAAAAGTATTTGGATTAAAGAGTGCATACGCTTTTTACGCATTTGGGTGCAGACCTTAGTGCCGCCAGCCATTACAATGACGCTCTACTTTATTATTTTTGGTAGTTTGATTGGGTCGCGCATTGGTGAAATGGGTGGCTTTGGCTATATGGAGTTTATTGTGCCGGGTCTTATTATGATGTCGGTGATCACCAACTCCTATTCAAATGTGGCGTCCAGCTTTTACTCAACGAAGTTTCAAAAGAGCATTGAAGAGCTGCTGGTTGCGCCCGTGCCTAACTATGTGATTGTACTCGGTTATATGGGGGGCGGCATGGCCCGAGGCATGCTGGTGGGCTTAATTGTAAGCTTGGTCAGTTTGTTCTTTGTGGATATTCAAATCCATAATATTGCGGTGATTGTGGCCACTGTCGTGCTCACCTCAGCGGTGTTCGCATTGGGGGGATTGATCAATGCAGTCTATGCAAACAGTTTTGATGATATCAGTATTATCCCGACTTTTGTGCTAACGCCGTTGACGTATTTGGGTGGGGTATTTTACTCGATTCAATTGCTCCCTGAGTTTTGGCAAGGGGTATCGCAAATAAACCCAATCATTTATATGGTTAACGCGTTCAGGTATGGTTTCTTAGGTGTATCGGACGTCAACATTTACGTTGCATTCAGTGTGCTTATTGGTTTTATTACAGTGCTATTTACGATAGCGCTGACACTGATTAAGCGTGGTGTAGGTTTAAGACACTAA
- a CDS encoding sensor domain-containing diguanylate cyclase — translation MAVDVKEYEGDMPNNRHNELTHVTQRLRRVLSKEVDVSVGHQQFLSDILFEAKALLNVSRVSVWLFDEAAAPGKLINFANTDWSGLITGPLPELKVQDYPNYFRAIINGETISASNAMTDSRTSEFTEGYLVPQQISALLDTAIFQNGLAIGVVCCEGRFEPRDWLQWEVVAAELIADCCSRRLLVHELWQMQQRLTEMAFQDVLTGLKNRRYLMDYARSEMSRHQRADRPLSLLMIDLDRFKSINDKYGHDGGDEVLKQFASCCNTLVRTEDCVCRFGGEEFIILLPETEVSLAMNVAQRLKEKAAALAVDYEDEVIHFTVSIGVASVNVNMPFSQSLKAADQAVYQAKAAGRDQIKLAL, via the coding sequence TTGGCTGTTGATGTAAAAGAGTATGAAGGTGATATGCCTAATAATAGGCATAATGAACTGACACATGTAACACAAAGGCTCAGAAGAGTCTTATCAAAAGAGGTTGACGTTTCTGTTGGCCATCAACAGTTTTTATCAGACATATTGTTTGAAGCAAAAGCACTGTTAAATGTTAGCCGTGTGTCTGTGTGGCTTTTTGACGAAGCAGCAGCGCCGGGAAAGCTCATTAATTTCGCTAACACCGACTGGAGTGGACTTATCACCGGCCCATTACCCGAGCTAAAAGTACAAGACTACCCTAATTATTTCCGTGCAATCATCAATGGAGAAACAATTTCAGCAAGTAATGCAATGACGGACTCTAGAACCAGTGAGTTTACAGAGGGCTATTTGGTGCCTCAGCAGATCAGTGCCTTACTGGATACTGCAATCTTTCAGAATGGTTTAGCGATTGGTGTTGTGTGTTGTGAAGGACGTTTTGAGCCTCGAGATTGGTTGCAGTGGGAAGTTGTTGCAGCAGAATTGATTGCGGATTGCTGTAGTCGTCGTTTGCTTGTGCATGAGTTATGGCAAATGCAGCAGAGACTAACCGAAATGGCATTTCAAGATGTTCTGACGGGGCTTAAGAACCGTCGCTATTTGATGGATTATGCACGGAGTGAGATGAGCCGTCATCAACGAGCGGATAGACCTTTAAGCTTATTGATGATTGACTTAGATAGGTTTAAATCTATCAATGATAAGTATGGTCATGATGGTGGTGATGAAGTATTGAAGCAATTTGCGTCTTGTTGCAATACGTTAGTGCGTACAGAGGATTGTGTGTGTCGCTTTGGGGGAGAGGAGTTTATTATTCTACTGCCAGAAACCGAAGTGTCGTTAGCCATGAATGTTGCACAGCGTCTAAAAGAGAAAGCTGCGGCGTTAGCCGTAGATTATGAAGACGAAGTGATCCACTTTACCGTGAGCATCGGGGTGGCAAGTGTCAACGTGAATATGCCATTTAGTCAATCTTTAAAGGCCGCAGATCAAGCAGTATATCAAGCCAAAGCTGCAGGCCGCGACCAAATTAAGTTAGCGCTTTAG
- the mpl gene encoding UDP-N-acetylmuramate:L-alanyl-gamma-D-glutamyl-meso-diaminopimelate ligase has translation MHIHILGICGTFMGGIAAIAQSLGHKVTGSDQNVYPPMSTQLESLGIELTQGYDPAQLEPRPDVVVIGNAMSRGNPCVEYVLEKGLPYTSGPEWLKQHVLQDAWVLAVAGTHGKTTTASMLAWLLEYAGLKPGFLIGGIVQNFGLSARVTDTPFFVIEADEYDTAFFDKRSKFVHYLPRTLILNNLEFDHADIFADLNAIQTQFHHLIRTLPGQGKAIYPAQDSAINEVLARGFWSQKESLGGDWSYQLTVPDGSRFNVLLEGKEVGEVNWSAIGEHNVKNAIMAIAAARHVGIPVEVSIEALQTFKSPKRRMELKAEIGGVSVYDDFAHHPTAIETTLAGLRAKVGSDEIIAILEPRSNTMKMGVHQDTLMNALGNADKALVYEPQGLSWSLKEAAQKAGRQCFASTDDIIKYVTSQAKPNQHILIMSNGGFNGIHDALTAELKKVMS, from the coding sequence ATGCATATTCATATTCTTGGGATCTGCGGCACCTTTATGGGGGGCATTGCAGCCATTGCACAATCTTTGGGCCATAAAGTCACAGGCTCAGACCAAAACGTTTACCCGCCAATGAGTACCCAACTTGAGTCTTTGGGTATTGAGTTAACGCAAGGCTATGATCCGGCTCAGTTAGAGCCAAGACCGGATGTGGTTGTGATAGGCAATGCAATGAGTCGTGGCAACCCTTGTGTCGAGTATGTCTTAGAGAAAGGTCTGCCGTATACATCAGGGCCTGAGTGGTTAAAACAGCATGTATTGCAAGATGCTTGGGTACTCGCTGTTGCTGGCACGCATGGTAAAACCACCACGGCCAGCATGTTAGCTTGGCTGCTGGAATATGCGGGCCTTAAGCCCGGCTTTTTAATCGGTGGCATTGTGCAAAATTTTGGTTTATCAGCACGAGTCACCGATACGCCATTTTTTGTTATCGAAGCCGATGAGTATGATACCGCTTTTTTCGACAAGCGTAGCAAGTTTGTTCACTACTTACCGCGCACGTTAATTCTTAATAACCTCGAGTTTGATCATGCGGATATCTTTGCTGACTTAAATGCCATCCAAACCCAGTTCCACCATTTGATCAGAACCCTGCCAGGGCAGGGAAAAGCGATTTATCCCGCACAAGATAGTGCAATAAATGAGGTATTAGCGCGTGGTTTTTGGAGTCAAAAAGAATCGTTAGGTGGGGATTGGTCGTATCAATTAACCGTGCCAGATGGCAGCCGCTTTAACGTGCTGCTAGAGGGCAAAGAAGTTGGTGAGGTAAACTGGTCTGCCATTGGTGAGCACAATGTGAAAAATGCCATTATGGCCATTGCAGCTGCGCGTCATGTCGGGATCCCTGTTGAGGTAAGTATCGAAGCACTGCAAACTTTCAAATCGCCAAAACGCCGTATGGAACTTAAAGCCGAAATTGGCGGCGTGAGTGTGTATGATGACTTTGCGCATCATCCAACTGCAATAGAAACGACGCTTGCGGGACTTCGTGCCAAAGTGGGCAGTGATGAAATCATTGCTATTTTGGAGCCGCGCTCAAACACCATGAAAATGGGTGTACATCAAGATACGTTAATGAATGCGCTTGGCAACGCTGATAAAGCCTTGGTTTATGAACCACAAGGCCTTTCATGGTCTTTAAAAGAAGCGGCACAAAAAGCGGGTCGCCAATGTTTTGCGAGTACAGATGATATTATTAAGTACGTCACTTCGCAGGCCAAGCCAAATCAGCATATTTTAATTATGAGTAACGGTGGGTTTAATGGCATTCATGATGCCCTTACTGCCGAGCTTAAAAAGGTAATGTCATAA
- a CDS encoding EAL domain-containing protein: protein MNKWNFAHRTLSLTWVLVGFLIFVISLAGYVYYTYQSSKAVIMDDIDNKLRIAAHSANLFVGPSYHDNLADLSTAEFKTQSEQLTKLAQSVGVEYIYAMIYDSPHVRFTASSYTIDDVARGHLTQFKDIYEEATTSNKGAFRSTTEVFEISTDKWGHFKTIFVPHITPNGQIYLTGADITISHIESQLQDNVTQAALSASFFFCIALLVAGTYILVYRRTLTTDARTGFANRLALEQDLANAKRAHLSLAIISICELEEIISFYGAGVGDKVIQNVMRYFQNLTTPFKVYRLATSKLVLLCDTPNGEHYLNNLISEFPFSRPILNEPLLYIQLKAGIARGNKGLLLENAFIACRQAQQLHQTTYIYGQQTQKTKLLQESNLAIAKTVQSAFDQHRIIPYFTPRARIEDQKIVQYHCAPRVLTEQGVILKSQAFGEVIKHSRLNSQLTKQMLELCVAQFRKTSVAWSLALTPQDLRDPQMMECITQAINRYPQPNLITFELDEQALISQFNDMTAIISILRAKGVNILVNSRNSGLLTISRVLKMSINAVKLDEKLIEQLADNPQVKGLIKHIGEQCKNSQIALIVSGIKCKAQLDQLSDTHITLFEGDHIGAAAPHIKDSPTRTVLNET, encoded by the coding sequence ATGAATAAATGGAACTTTGCTCACCGCACCTTGTCCTTAACATGGGTGCTCGTTGGCTTCTTAATTTTCGTCATATCTCTCGCGGGATATGTATATTACACCTACCAAAGTAGTAAAGCTGTCATTATGGATGACATTGACAATAAACTGCGAATTGCGGCCCATAGCGCGAATTTATTTGTCGGCCCATCGTATCATGATAACTTAGCCGATTTATCGACTGCTGAGTTTAAAACCCAAAGCGAACAGCTTACTAAATTGGCACAATCGGTTGGTGTTGAATACATATATGCCATGATTTACGACTCGCCACATGTGCGCTTTACCGCTTCTAGCTACACTATTGACGATGTTGCCAGAGGGCACTTAACCCAATTTAAAGATATTTACGAAGAAGCGACAACCAGTAATAAAGGAGCCTTTCGTTCAACAACGGAGGTGTTTGAAATATCCACAGATAAATGGGGACACTTTAAAACCATTTTCGTCCCACATATTACACCTAATGGTCAAATTTACCTAACAGGCGCGGATATCACGATTTCTCACATAGAAAGCCAATTGCAGGATAACGTTACCCAAGCAGCCCTATCAGCGAGCTTTTTCTTTTGTATCGCTTTGCTGGTTGCGGGAACCTATATACTCGTTTATCGCCGCACCCTGACGACCGATGCACGTACAGGATTTGCAAATCGCTTAGCCTTGGAACAAGACTTAGCCAATGCGAAAAGAGCACACTTAAGCCTTGCGATTATTTCAATTTGCGAGTTAGAAGAGATTATCAGTTTTTACGGTGCTGGCGTTGGCGATAAAGTCATTCAAAACGTGATGCGCTATTTCCAAAACTTAACAACGCCTTTTAAAGTCTATCGATTGGCCACCTCTAAATTAGTTTTATTGTGTGACACGCCCAATGGAGAACACTACCTCAACAACTTAATCTCTGAGTTCCCCTTTTCAAGACCTATTCTCAATGAACCCCTGTTGTACATTCAACTCAAAGCTGGCATTGCCCGCGGCAATAAAGGCTTATTACTTGAAAATGCCTTTATCGCCTGTCGACAGGCGCAACAACTGCATCAAACAACGTATATTTATGGGCAGCAAACACAAAAAACTAAACTGCTTCAGGAGTCTAATTTAGCCATCGCAAAGACTGTGCAAAGCGCCTTTGACCAACACAGAATCATTCCCTATTTCACGCCCAGAGCACGTATCGAAGATCAAAAAATCGTGCAATACCATTGTGCGCCAAGGGTACTGACTGAGCAAGGTGTAATATTAAAGTCACAAGCATTTGGCGAAGTGATCAAGCACTCTCGTCTCAACTCGCAATTGACAAAACAAATGCTAGAACTGTGTGTCGCACAATTTAGAAAAACAAGTGTCGCTTGGAGCCTAGCACTCACCCCTCAAGACTTGCGAGACCCGCAAATGATGGAATGTATAACCCAAGCTATCAATCGCTACCCCCAGCCAAACCTCATCACATTCGAATTAGATGAGCAAGCACTGATCAGTCAGTTTAATGATATGACCGCAATCATCAGTATACTGCGCGCCAAAGGCGTCAATATTTTAGTGAATTCACGTAATAGCGGCCTCCTTACCATTAGCAGAGTACTCAAAATGTCCATTAATGCTGTCAAATTAGATGAAAAGTTGATTGAGCAGTTAGCTGATAATCCGCAAGTCAAAGGACTCATTAAACATATAGGGGAACAGTGTAAAAACAGCCAGATTGCGCTGATTGTTTCTGGGATTAAATGCAAAGCACAATTAGATCAGCTGTCTGATACTCATATTACTTTGTTTGAAGGTGATCATATTGGCGCCGCAGCGCCACACATTAAAGATAGTCCCACACGCACAGTGCTGAATGAGACATAG
- a CDS encoding ABC transporter ATP-binding protein — protein MTTALSIKGLKKVYKNGVEAVKGIDLEVQEGDFFALLGPNGAGKSTTIGVIASLVNKTEGEVSVFGYSIDTALEDAKSELGLVPQEFNFSQFETLNQILVNQAGYYGVPRQVAHQRAEKYLKQLGLFDKKDKQARTLSGGMKRRLMIARALMHEPKLLILDEPTAGVDIELRRSMWDFLREINSQGVTIILTTHYLEEAELLCRNIGIIDKGVIVENTTIKALLAKLDKETFILDLQAPIKPVSLSGYQFTLIDDHTLEVEVEKSQGLSGVFAQLSEQGNTVLSMRNKANRLEELFVGLLEQGRKQ, from the coding sequence ATGACAACTGCATTAAGTATAAAAGGCTTAAAGAAAGTCTATAAAAACGGTGTTGAAGCCGTGAAGGGCATAGATTTAGAGGTGCAAGAAGGGGATTTCTTCGCATTGCTTGGCCCCAATGGGGCGGGCAAGTCGACAACGATTGGGGTGATTGCCTCTTTGGTGAATAAGACCGAAGGTGAGGTCAGTGTTTTTGGCTACTCTATTGATACTGCATTAGAAGATGCGAAATCTGAGCTCGGTTTAGTTCCTCAGGAATTTAATTTTAGCCAGTTCGAAACGCTTAACCAAATTCTGGTGAATCAAGCGGGTTACTATGGCGTGCCTCGTCAAGTTGCGCATCAGCGCGCCGAGAAATACCTTAAACAACTAGGGCTGTTTGATAAAAAAGATAAACAAGCACGTACCTTATCTGGTGGTATGAAACGCCGCTTAATGATTGCCCGTGCACTGATGCATGAACCAAAGCTATTAATATTGGATGAGCCCACGGCCGGTGTGGATATAGAACTAAGACGCTCGATGTGGGATTTCTTGCGTGAAATTAACAGCCAAGGCGTCACCATTATCTTAACGACCCACTACTTAGAGGAAGCTGAGTTATTGTGTCGTAATATCGGCATTATCGACAAAGGGGTTATTGTTGAGAACACCACGATAAAAGCGCTGTTAGCAAAACTAGATAAAGAAACCTTTATCCTAGATTTGCAAGCTCCCATCAAGCCTGTGTCGCTGTCAGGATATCAGTTTACCTTGATTGATGATCACACGCTTGAAGTCGAAGTGGAGAAGTCACAAGGGCTTAGCGGAGTCTTTGCGCAATTGAGCGAGCAGGGCAATACAGTGTTAAGTATGCGTAATAAAGCGAATCGCTTAGAGGAGCTATTTGTGGGGTTATTAGAGCAGGGGCGCAAGCAATGA